The Kineothrix sp. IPX-CK genomic interval CGGCGCTTAAGGGTATTATTGCTCCGGCAGTTATTATGACAACATTTACGACCTTTAAGCAGTTTGATATTATTTACCTTTTAACGATGCAAAAGGGAGCATTGTCGGGGGCTTCGCTGCAGACGGTTATTACATATGCTCATCAAAATGCGTTTGTATCGAATAACTACGGCTTGTCTTCTGCGGTTTCAATTATTATTTTTGTGCTTATTATAGGATTTTCACTGGGAACGAATAAAGGACTGAAAGAGGAAGATTAAAGGAGTATAGTTATGAAAAAAATAAGCTCAAAAAAAATGAGAATGAAATTAAAGTTAATAGCGTTGAATATCATATTGATTTTACTATGCTTTTTAGGGCTGATACCCATTTTATATGCACTTTCCTTATCCTTAAGCGGCGGCGGCGGTGCCTTATCGGCTGAACTTTCTCTGCTGCCGGAGAAGCTGACTCTGGAAAATTACAGAAAGATTATTGTGGAAGAACCCTTTTTTACATGGCTTTCCAATTCGGTAATATTAAGCGTGGCTACCATGAGAATAGCCATAGGCTTTGCTGTAGTTGCTTCCTATGCCTTTTCAAGGTTTAAATTTAAGGGGAGAAACGGTATTCTTAAGCTTTTACTTGTGCTGAATGCTTTTCCGCAGATACTTTCCATGTTTGCCATATTCAGGCTGTTTAAAACAATGGAAATGCTGGATTCGAAAATAGGGCTTGTTGTTATCTATGCGGGAAGTATGTGTATATTCAGCATTTGGAACATGAAAGGGTACTTTGATACGATTCCGATAGAAATAGAGGAAGCATCGAGAATTGATGGGGCGGGAGATTTTCAGCTGCTATGGAAAATAGTCTTACCTCTTGCCATGCCTGCAGTGGTTGTGACTGCAGTTATGGTGCTTATATCTGTATGGAATGAATATTTATTTGCAACAACTTTTATGATGAATGAAAAAAGCTATACACTGGCAGGAGGACTGTATCAATTGCAGTCGAATGATTACGGCAGGAGCTGGCCGTTATTTTCGGCAGCCGCTATTATGGTATCGATGCCGATTCTGATCGTATTTTTCTGCATTCAGAAATACATGGTATCGGGGCTGACGGCCGGTGGAGTAAAGGGTTGAAAGAATTTCCTCTTTCAACCTATGAGAGGAGAACTATACAAACATGAACAAAAGCGCAATTTTACATATACCGCTTTCCCAATATGCATTTGCTTCCGGAGAATTCGAGCTGACGATCAGGATACGCACAGGAAAGCAGGATCTGACGAAATGTACACTCTATTATGCAGACAGGGCGTGCGGAAGTGTACCGATAGAATTCCAAAGTGTACTGATGGAAACGGTGTATTCGGATGAACTGTTTGATTATTATGAATGCGTGGTTAAAAGCCCGTATAGCAGAGTATGCTATTTTTTCAAATTGGAAAAGGACGAGGAATGGATATATTATTATGGCGATGAATTCAGGGAAGAAATGGCGGACATAAAGCTCGACGGATTTATGATAGATGGGAGAAGCGAATATTACCAGTATCCTTTTTTGCTTAAATCGGAAATCTATAAAGAGCCCGAATGGTTTAAAAATGCCTTAGTCTATAATATTTTTCCGGACAGCTTCGCGACGGGAAAGGGCTATATAGAAAAGATGCCAAAAGAAATAGAGGCGTCTGACAAGAAGAAATGCAAGTCCAGACTAGGTGGAACTCTTAGAGGAATCATGGAAAATCTGGATTATATTAAGGAACTGGGTTTTGACTGTTTGTATTTGAATCCGATTTTTGTGGCGGGAGAATGTCACAAATATGATATCAGAGACTACTGTCAGATCGATCCCTGTTTTGGAACGAATGAGGAGTTTCGAGAGCTGGTAGAGAAAATACATGAACGTAACATGTATATTGTTATCGACGGAGTATTTAATCATTGCAGCTGGGATTTCTTTGCGTTTGAGGATGTTGTTGAAAAAGGAAAGAAATCCCGCTATTGGGACTGGTTTTACCGTCTGGAAGAACCGGTTGTCCGACCGAAGGATGAGACGACGATTCCGGGTTATGCCAGTTTTACCTATGAAAGGAAGATGCCCAAATTAAATACTGCAAATACTGAAGTGCAGGAGTACTTCTGCAATGTTTGCAGTTATTGGCTGAAGGAATACCGGGTAGACGGATGGCGGTTGGATGTGGCCAATGAAGTGGACAAGAATTTTTGGCGCAGATTCCGCAAAACGGCAAAGGAGATAAATAAAGATGCGGTTTTCATTGGGGAGGTATGGGAGAATTCCGAAGTCTGGCTCAGGGGAGATATGTTCGATTCTACTATGAACTATGATTTCAGGAGGCATTGCAGAGACTTTTTTGCATTGGGCAACATAGATAAAGACACATTTGCCGGACAAATAACATCTATGTATCTCCGTTATTCGAAGGAGGTTGCCGAAGGACAGCTCAATATTTTAGACAGTCATGATGTTCCCCGTTTCCTGTCCTTGTGCGGAGGAAATATGAAGCGATGGAAAATGGCGGTCTGCTTCCTGATGATGATGCCCGGAGTACCATGCATTTTTTACGGAGATGAAAGAGGCATAGAGGGAGTAGCCGAGAATGAATACAGGAAGGCTATGCCCTGGGAATATGAGGAGGACCGGACGGGAGAGGACTCTCCTGAGAATATTATCAAAGAATTGGCAGATTTCAGGAAGAAATACATAAAACCGGGGGATGGATTTCAGATTCATACAACCGGGGAAAAGCTGATACTGAATAGGGGCGAAAAAATAGAAGCCATCTTTGATATGGAGAAAGAGACATGTGAATGGAGTTATAAATAAAAGAATAAAAAATAAGTAAAAACGGAAAAAGCATATACTGGGCGATGTGAGACCGAGTGTATGCTTTTTTGTCTCTGTTTATTAAGTTTTCAATTTATTGAATAAAAAAGCTCTTGAAAAAATGAAAAATGGTGCTATAATATTCCTAAATACTTTGAATATCAAAATATTATAAAATCAAATTAAAAGAGATCCAATGAAATTAGATGAAAAAGGAGTATTATACGATGGGCAACAGAAGTTGGGACGAAGCGATAAAGGATTTGGAGGTACGCCGCGAGAAGGCTGCGCTTGGCGGCGGTACTGCTAAAATCGAAAAACAGCACCAAAGCGGCAAGCTCACGGCGAGAGAAAGAATAGAAATACTTTTGGATAGAGGCACCTTTGTGGAAGTGGATGGTTTTGTAGAATCCAGAATCGATGATTTCGATCTGGATAAACGGCGGGTGCCGGGGGATGGTGTAGTGACGGGCTATGGAGAAATCGGCGGGCGGCTGGTATTTGTGGCGAGCGAGGACTTCACGGTGATCGGAGGAACATTAGGAGAGTACCATTCCTATAAGATCTGCCACATACAGGATATGGCAATGCAGATGAAGGCCCCGATTATCTGTATCAATGACAGCGGCGGAGCGAGGATCGAGGAGGGGATTTCATCACTCAGCGGATACAGCGGCATATTTTTGCGCCATACGAAGGCTTCCGGAGTGATTCCTCAGATTTCAGTCATTCTTGGTCCCTGCTCCGGTGGTGCATGCTATGCGCCTGCAATCTGTGATTTTATTTTTATGGTAAGTGATATCTCCAAGATGTTCATTACCGGACCTAATGTGGTAAAGACGGTTATCAACGAGGAGGTATCCGTAGATGAATTGGGTGGAGCACAGGTACACGCCAAAAAGAGCGGTGTCGCACATTTTGTTTATCAATCTGAGGGCGACTGTCTTATGGGAGTGAGAAAGCTTCTCTTTTATCTGCCGTCGAACAACAAGGAAATGGTGCCCGTCGTGAAGAATATAAAGGAGCGCCCTTCGGTTCTATTTAGCGTGAATAAGGTAATCGAGAAGTTCGGGAGTCTTGGAAAGACTTTATCGCAGGGGGAAAAAGACAAAGTGAACCGTATCAGAGAGATCGTGCCGGATAATTCCAGACGCGCTTATGATGTGAAGGAAGTGCTGGAATGCATCGTGGATGAAGGAAGCTTTTTCGAGGTGCAAAAGGATTTTGCCGCCAATGCTGTAGTCGGATGGGCGCGAATGGACGGGGAGGTCGTAGGCTTCGTGGCAAATCAGCCCAATATGATGGGCGGTTCCCTGGACTATCATGCTTCCGATAAGATTGCACGTTTTATTCGCTTCTGCGACTGCTTCAATATCCCGTTAGTAACCTTAGTTGACGTTCCGGCATTCCTTCCGGGGACGGAGCAGGAGCACAACGGAATCATAAGGCACGGAGCGAAGGTGCTGTACGCTTATGCGGAGGCCACAGTTCCGAAGATTTCCCTTATCATGCGCAAGGCCTACGGAGGGGCATATATAGCTATGAACTCCAAGGAAATGGGCGCGGACATGGTATTCGCATGGCCCATCGCGGAAATCGCGGTTATGGGTGGAGACGGCGCTGTAAATATTGCGTTCAAACGTAAAATCAAGGAAGCTCAGGACCCGCAGGCAATGCGCGAGCAATGCAAGCAGGAATACGAGGATAGATTCTTAAACCCTTATGTGGCAGCCGCGAGGGGATATGTGAACGAAGTGATTAAGCCGGAGGAAACGAGAGAGAAAATATTAAAGGCATTAAAGGCGCTGAAAAGCAAATCGGTGGAAAGCCCTTACAAAAAGCATGGGAATATACCTCTATAAATTGCCGGAGAACATGAACTGTTAAAGTCACTGAAAAGATGCGGTAAGGAATTCGAAATTCGTATTCCTTACCGCATCTTCTATTTTATTTTATAGGAAAGACCTTGTGATGTAAATTCACTTATATGATTAGCAAAAGTAATTGAACAACATCCCGGTATAAGCGCTCGTAATATAAGGAGTAGGATAATTCTTCCCTGGACTCTTATATGCCACGATAGTCTTATTCGCATAATTCATAGGATTGAGCGATATTTGGTCAGTCTTGCGGATTAAGGAATTGGCAAAATTCTTAATTGAGGAAAAATCCTCTTTGGCGTAACTGGATAAAACTGCCGAAGCCAATTCATCCTTATCGATATTAATCGTTCCGTTATCCTGAATCTTAAGACCGATAACGTCGAAGCTGCTCTGGTAACGGTCGGTAATTCCCTTCATCTCGCTTAACAAACGGCGGCTGCCGGAAAAATTGTCGGTATAGCGGGTCATATCCTCTATAAAAGAATTATAACTCTTTAAGAGCGCATTGATATTTTCTGTCAGGGATTCTACGTCCGTCTTTAAACCGATGGTAGCTGTCTGCCCGGCCATACCGCTGATACCTCTTAAGGTAACTTCATAAAGCCCATCGACAGTGAAGGTATTAGCGGTCGAAGTGCGAGGCATTCCGTTCAACAAAAATCCTGCATTGGAAGCCGGGCGTGCGAGATAATCCAGACCGAAATAAGAAACGGAACCGGAGCTCTTGCTCGTATGGTCGTCCGAAACAGTGAAGATGGAAGAACTGCCGTCCCTCAATCCCTCTGAAATAGAACTTAAACGAAGCGAGCTGTTGCCTTTGCCATCGTCGATGACATCCGCCCTCAATCCGATATCCGCATTGGTTATCAGCCTTGAAAGGCGTCTTTGAACCTCTCGGTTAGTTTCATTTTCTTTTATATTATACTGGAACTCGTAGTTCAAATCGTTTATACTGATATCGAAAGAATAGGTATCCGGAGAAAGCTTTGTCTTCGTGTCCGGAAGGAATACTCCGATATTGAACTGACCGGAGGCCAAAGAATTGACTTCAATATTATAGGAAGGAACTTCCTGATTCCCGGATGCTTCGATTTGCTCTCCGATGAAGGAAACGGAGACCATATCCTCGTTGCTGGAATAAGCGGCCTTTTTATTCAGGATTTTCTCCTCATCCAAGCCGCCTAAGGAAGCGATAGCGCTTCGAAGCGATCTGGCATCCTCCTTGATTCCCACCGCGAAGGTCTTGGCTTCTTTGCTGGTGTCGAGTTTGTACAGAGGGGCATCCTTATTCAATTTGACGATGGAATTGTATATGCTGCGAAGTTCGCTTTTCTTGTGTGTGTCAAAACGTGAATTCCTGTTAGACGCATAAGAAGTCAGATAATTATTATGAATATTGCTTAAAACAGCGCCGTTATATGCCATAATGTCCCCCTCCTTTCTCTTGATGTAATATCTACTTATTATATTATGAAAGCCTAAAATATGGCAATATACATAATATACAAATATAACGTTACTGTTCACTCCGTTTTCAGTAATGCATGAACAGTAACCATAATATATATCGGATGGGAAAAGTAAATTAAGAATAGATTTATATAAAAATAAATTAAAAATATCAGGACAAAAACCGCTCTAACCAGTTGACGATGCGGATTTCTTGTGTTATAGTTATCAAACGAGATTAGTTTTAGGTCTTTTTTTTATGCTCAAAAATTGGAGGAAAAATATATGCGTACGAGAATTACATTGGCATGTACGGAATGCAAGCAGCGTAACTACAATACAACAAAAGATAAGAAAGCACATCCGGATAGAATGGAGACAAAGAAATATTGTAGATTCTGCAAGACTCATACTATGCACAAAGAAACTAAATAATTGGCCCGTAATTTTTGAAAGGAGTACAATATGGGAGATTCCGCAAATACAGATAAAGCACCGAAGACGGATTTTTTCAAAGGTGTAAAAACTGAATTTAAGAAAATTACATGGCCGGATAAGGATGCACTTCTCAAACAGTCTACAGCAGTTGTCTGTGCCTCGGTTGTAGTAGGAGTAATCATTGCCGTACTCGATTTTATTATTCAGTATGGTGTAGATTTCATGACGACGTTATAGAGTGAGGGTGGATAAATGTCAGAAGCAAATTGGTATGTAGTGCATACCTATTCCGGGTATGAGAATAAAGTCAAAGCCAATATTGAGAAGACAATCGAGAACAGACATCTGGAGGAAGAGATTCTGGAGGTCCGTGTACCTATGCAGGACGTCGTGGAGATGAAGAACGGCGCTAAGAAGAATGTTCAGAAAAAGATGTTCCCGGGTTATGTTCTTATTAATATGGTAATGAATGACGACACTTGGTATGTCGTCAGGAATACGAGAGGTGTTACGGGCTTTGTGGGTCCGGGAAGCAAGCCGGTACCGCTTACGGAAGCAGAAATGAAACCTCTTGGCATTCGAATGGAAAATATTTCCGTGGACTTTGCGGAGGGAGATACGATTGCGGTCGTCGCCGGAGTTTGGAAGGACACTGTGGGCGTCGTACAGAGAATCGATTACGGCAAACAGACGGCTACGATTAATGTAGAGCTTTTCGGCAGGGAGACGCCGGTCGAGATTGGCTTTGCAGAAGTAAGAAGGATGTAAGCGATATTTTGTCGGAATTCTTTTTCCGATTGAAATATAAATCAGTAACATGAAAAGCCTTGGGGATTTTTTCAGGGCAGTGGGAGCATCATCCCATCGGTTTTTACCGTATGGAGGATGAAGCGCCAGACCACAATATTTTAGGAGGTGCCAAAATGGCAAAGAAAGTAGAAGGATATATTAAGTTACAGATTCCTGCCGGAAAAGCAACACCGGCTCCACCGGTTGGTCCCGCACTTGGACAGCATGGTGTCAACATCGTTGAATTTACGAAACAGTTCAACGCCAGAACAGCGGATAAGGGAGACACTATCATCCCCGTTGTTATTACGGTATATGCAGATAGAAGCTTCAGTTTTGTTACAAAGACTCCGCCTGCAGCAGTACTTCTTAAGAAAGCATGCAACCTTAAGTCCGGTTCGGCAGTGCCTAACAAGACGAAGGTAGCAACGATTTCCAAAGACAAAGTAAAAGAAATCGCTGAGCTGAAATTGCCTGATTTGAATGCGGCTTCTCTCGAAGCGGCTATGAGCATGATCGCAGGTACAGCAAGAAGTATGGGCATTACAGTAGAAGATTAATAACAAGTAAAAGTGGGAGGCAATGATGATTGCCGGTTGAACCATAGGAGGAATTGACAATGAAACATGGAAAAAAATATAATGAAGCTGCAAAGCAGGTAGACCGTTCCGTTCAGTATGAAGCAGCAGATGCGATCGCTCTTGTAAAAAAGACTGCTACCGCAAAATTTGATGAGACGATTGAAGTTCATATCAGAACAGGCTGTGACGGACGTCATGCAGAACAGCAGATTCGTGGTGCCGTTGTATTACCTAACGGTACAGGTAAAGAAGTAAAAGTATTGGTATTCGCAAAAGGAGATAAGGCTTCCGAGGCAGAAGCAGCAGGAGCTGATTTCGTAGGCGGCGATGAGCTTATTCCCAGAATCCAGAACGAAGGCTGGTTAGATTTCGACGTTGTTGTTGCTACCCCTGATATGATGGGTGTTGTAGGACGTCTCGGTAAGGTTCTCGGACCGAAAGGCTTGATGCCTAACCCGAAGGCTGGAACGGTAACGATGGATGTAACCAAGGCAGTTAACGATATCAAGGCTGGTAAGATCGAGTACAGATTAGACAAATCCAACATCGTACACGTACCGGTTGGCAAGGCTTCCTTTACGGAGGAGCAGCTGTCACAGAACTTCGGAGCATTGATGGAAGCTATTGTAAAAGCAAAACCGTCAGCATTGAAGGGGCAGTATTTAAGAAGCATTACGCTTTCTTCCACTATGGGACCGGGCGTAAAGGTTAGCGTAGCGAAGTTCTAATATGCGTTGTTTGTAGAGTTTGCAAGGGCTGCCGCACTAAGAGATTAGTGTGACAGCCCTTTTATATCATAGGAAAGACCTTGTTATTTTGACGTGTGAATGAATTGTGTTATAATTACATTGTTGCTATAAAAATCAGCAGGAGCTCATAACAGATGAAGAGAACCCGGAGAAGAAAAATTCACTTTCTGAATATCGTGCTAACCTTCTGGATAACCTTTGCCGGAGTGGTGATTGCAGGAGTTGCAGGAATATTGATATATAATGCCATTGTGGGGAAAGCAGACGCGGTGACACTTTCACCCTCCGGATTGTCGGAGGCCGTTTCGCATATGTTTTCGGAGAAAATACCGGAGGCGAAGGCAGGGGAAGAGGCGCTTACTCCAAGCGGACGCTATGGAGAGATCCTGGCGGATGAAGAGTATATGGCTCGGAACAATATTTATACGAAGGAGGCAGCATCGGCTGAAGAGGTAACGCTGTCCTTTGGCGGGGATATACTGTTCGATCCGAGTTACAGCGTTATGGTAAAACTGCTGCAGAGGACAAACGGCATCTATGACAGCATATCTGCGGAGCTGCTGGATGAAATGAAGAGCGCAGATATTTTAATGCTGAACAATGAATTCCCTTATTCCGACAGAGGAACGCCGACGCCGGAGAAACAGTTCACCTTCCGTGCAAAGCCTGAATCCGTAAGTCTTTTGGACGATATGGGGGTGGATATCGTATCGCTTGCTAATAATCATGCGTACGATTACGGAGAAACAGCGCTTCTGGATTCCCTGGATATTTTAAAAGAGGCAGGGATGCCCTATGTAGGGGCGGGCCGTAATCTGGAGGAAGCAGCAAAGCCTGTCTACTTCATTATCAACGATATAAAAATAGCATATTTGTCCGCTACCCAAATTGAGCGTCTGGACAATCCCGATACCAAGGGCGCGACGGATAACTCTGCGGGAGTATTCCGGTGCTGGAATCCTGAGGGCCTTTTGGAAGCGGTAAAGGCGGCGAAGGAAAACAGCGATTTTGTGGTGGTATATATTCATTGGGGAACAGAGAATACGGAGGAGCCTGACCCCGCCCAGCTGGATCAGGCACCGAAAATAGTGGAAGCGGGAGCAGATTTGATTATCGGCGATCATCCCCACTGTCTCCAGCCCATTCAATATGTGGATGGAGTTCCTGTGGTATACAGCCTCGGCAATTTCTGGTTCAACTCCAAACAGGTGGATACCTGCCTGGTAAAAGCCGCCATCGATGCGAATGGATTAAAAAGCCTTAAGTTCATTCCGGCCCTCCAAAAGGACTGCAGGACCTCTTTGCTGGAAGGGGAGGAAAAGGAAAGAGTACTTGCCTATATGCGCTCTATCTCTCCCGGTGTGAACATAGACGAAGAAGGATTTATAAATTAATATAGAATTTGAAAAAGTGTTGTCATAAAATGCTTGACAAAATGCGGAGAAATATATTATATTAATAAAGGTCGTTTTGACCGTGCCGAAGACAGTAGGTGCCGAATGTGAACAGTCATCTGTTCCTGCGGCGTAAGTGTATCGCCTACCGAGGAGAAGAGTTGATGATGTATTGTGACTTTAAACCTTTCTGTCTTCAGAGAGGTTTTTTATATGTATAAAACTCCTATCGGCAAGAAGAGGGCCAAAGCCCTTACAAATCTATAAGGAGGTAGAAAAAGTGGCAAAAGTTGAATTGAAACAACCCGTTGTAGAAGAAATTTCCGCAAACATTAAAGATGCGCAGTCAGTAGTGCTCGTGGATTACCGCGGACTTACGGTAGAGCAGGATACAAGACTTCGCAAGCAGCTTCGCGAAGAGGGAATTACTTACAAGGTTTACAAGAACACGATGATGAATTTCGCGTTTAAGGGAACAGACTTCGAAGCGCTTGCTCCGTATCTGGAGGGCCCCAGCGCGATTGCGATCTCTACAAGCGATGCTACGGCACCGGCTAGAGTACTGTGCAAATTTGCGAAGGAAGCAACTAAGCTCGAGATCAAAGGTGGTGTGGTTGAAGGTTCTGCATACGATGCGAACGGCATTGCCGAAATCGCTAAGGTTCCTTCAAGAGAAGAACTGCTCTCCAAGTTACTTGGAAGTATCCAGTCTCCGATTACGAACTTTGCTCGTGTCATGAACCAGCTGGCAGAAAAAGGCGGCGCATCCGCATGCGATACACCGGCAGCAGAAGAAGCGGCTCCGGCAGTAGAAGCAACAGAGGAAGCAGCACCCGCAGCAGAAGAAGCGCCGGTTGAAGAAGCAGTAGCACCGGTTGAAGAAGCTCCTGCTGAATAAGAAATAAAATCAGAAAATAAAAATTAATTGAAACTTACAAAATTATAATGGAGGTAAATGAAAATGGCAAAATTAACAGCTCAGGAACTTATTGAAGCTATTAAAGAGTTAACAGTATTAGAATTAAATGATTTGGTAAAAGCTTGCGAAGAAGAATTCGGCGTATCCGCAGCAGCAGGTGTTGTAGTTGCAGCAGCAGGTGCAGGCGACGGCGCAGCAGCAGAAGAAGAGAAGACAGAATTCGACGTTGAACTTACAGAAGTTGGCCCTAACAAGGTTAAGGTTATCAAGGTTGTACGTGAAGCTACAGGCCTTGGCTTGAAAGAAGCTAAAGACTTAGTTGACACTGCTCCTAAGATGGTAAAAGAAGCTACTTCCAAGCAGGATGCTGAAGACATCAAAGCGAAACTGGAAGCAGAAGGCGCTAAAGTTACAATCAAATAATTATATTTTACCAGAAGATATACAGCGGTATCCGAAAGTCGGATACCGCCCTTTTTATATAATAGGAAAACCTCAGATTTTCCTATTATATAAAAAGCAGTTCAGCAGAAACCGCAGTCGTATGAGCGGAACAAAAGCTGTGATGCCAAACATCAATTGTACGAGCGGATGGTACTTTTGTTCGCTAAAGTCCATTTGTCTTAATTTTTTCAAAAATTTCTTGACTATACAAAATTCTTGTAGTAGAATGGATGATGCACTATTGTGTTAAGGTGTGGATACTTTTAGTAAATTATAAAGAACGGGGTGAAATGTCAATGGAAAAGAACAGAATACGTCCTATTGCCTCAGGCAAGAACATACGTATGAGTTATTCACGGCAAAAAGAGGTTTTGGAGATGCCCAATCTTATAGAAGTTCAAAAGGACTCCTATAAATGGTTTCTCTCAGAAGGCTTAAAAGAAGTCTTTGACGATATATCTCCAATTGCGGATTATAGCGGACACTTAAGTCTGGAATTCGTCAGCTTCGAATTGTGTGAAGATGATGTTAAATATTCTATTGAAAAGTGCAAAGAAAGAGATGCGACTTATGCGGCACCGTTAAAAGTTAAGGTTCGCCTTTATAATAAGGAGAAAGAAGAAATCAGCGAACATGAGATTTTTATGGGAGATCTTCCGTTAATGACTGAGACGGGGACCTTCGTTATCAACGGAGCGGAGCGTGTTATCGTTAGCCAGTTGGTACGTTCCCCTGGCATTTATTATGCCATTGGACACGATAAGATCGGTAAGCGTCTGTTTTCTTCCACTGTTATTCCTAACCGTGGTGCATGGCTGGAATACGAGACTGATTCCAATGATGTTTTTTATGTACGTGTAGATAGAACGAGGAAAGTACCGATTACTGTATTGATCAGAGCGTTAGGAGTCGGTACCAACGATGAAATAAGAGAGCTTTTCGGTGACGAACCCAAGATTGAGGCGAGCTTTGGAAAGGACACTGCTGAGAATTATCAGGAGGGTCTGTTAGAGTTATACAAAAAGATCCGTCCGGGAGAACCTTTAAGCGTAGAGAGTGCGGAGAGTTTGATTACCGCAATGTTTTTCGACCCCAGAAGATATGATTTGGCGAAAGTTGGAAGGTATAAATTTAACAAAAAATTAGCATTGAAGAATAGAATCAGACATCACATCCTTGCAGAGGATGTAGTGGATGTGACTACTGGCGAAATCTTGGCGGCTGCCGGTACGAAAGCGACGGCAAAGCTTGCCGACGCTATTCAGAATGCAGCGGTTCCTTATGTATATATCCAGACGGAGGAGAAGAACGTTAAGGTTCTTTCCAATATGATGGTGGATATTACAAATTTCGTGGACTGCAATCCAAGGGAGCTTGGCATTTCAGAACTGGT includes:
- the rplJ gene encoding 50S ribosomal protein L10 encodes the protein MAKVELKQPVVEEISANIKDAQSVVLVDYRGLTVEQDTRLRKQLREEGITYKVYKNTMMNFAFKGTDFEALAPYLEGPSAIAISTSDATAPARVLCKFAKEATKLEIKGGVVEGSAYDANGIAEIAKVPSREELLSKLLGSIQSPITNFARVMNQLAEKGGASACDTPAAEEAAPAVEATEEAAPAAEEAPVEEAVAPVEEAPAE
- the rplL gene encoding 50S ribosomal protein L7/L12, coding for MAKLTAQELIEAIKELTVLELNDLVKACEEEFGVSAAAGVVVAAAGAGDGAAAEEEKTEFDVELTEVGPNKVKVIKVVREATGLGLKEAKDLVDTAPKMVKEATSKQDAEDIKAKLEAEGAKVTIK
- a CDS encoding CapA family protein, with translation MKRTRRRKIHFLNIVLTFWITFAGVVIAGVAGILIYNAIVGKADAVTLSPSGLSEAVSHMFSEKIPEAKAGEEALTPSGRYGEILADEEYMARNNIYTKEAASAEEVTLSFGGDILFDPSYSVMVKLLQRTNGIYDSISAELLDEMKSADILMLNNEFPYSDRGTPTPEKQFTFRAKPESVSLLDDMGVDIVSLANNHAYDYGETALLDSLDILKEAGMPYVGAGRNLEEAAKPVYFIINDIKIAYLSATQIERLDNPDTKGATDNSAGVFRCWNPEGLLEAVKAAKENSDFVVVYIHWGTENTEEPDPAQLDQAPKIVEAGADLIIGDHPHCLQPIQYVDGVPVVYSLGNFWFNSKQVDTCLVKAAIDANGLKSLKFIPALQKDCRTSLLEGEEKERVLAYMRSISPGVNIDEEGFIN